The following coding sequences lie in one Rutidosis leptorrhynchoides isolate AG116_Rl617_1_P2 chromosome 4, CSIRO_AGI_Rlap_v1, whole genome shotgun sequence genomic window:
- the LOC139845486 gene encoding uncharacterized protein: protein MSSSQKTWCRMCKSSHSGQCTTLTKRCLRCGTVGHEPQDCSFKNNVCWNCQKEGHRSAECPAVRKSYSGVGSGSGVRAVSAGGSSASFVGQKRKNPPQPEARAFQMSVDAATATDDAITSDRREGEGSVI, encoded by the coding sequence ATGTCAAGCAGTCAGAAGACATGGTGTAGGATGTGTAAGTCTTCGCATAGTGGGCAGTGTACAACCTTGACGAAACGTTGTTTGCGTTGTGGTACAGTGGGACATGAGCCTCAAGATTGTTCATTTAAGAATAatgtgtgttggaattgtcaaaaAGAGGGTCACAGATCTGCAGAGTGTCCAGCTGTAAGAAAGAGTTATTCCGGGGTGGGGTCCGGGTCAGGGGTACGTGCTGTGTCAGCTGGGGGATCATCTGCTTCCTTTGTGGGGCAGAAGCGCAAGAATCCTCCACAACCTGAAGCTAGAGCCTTTCAGATGTCAGTAGACGCTGCCACTGCTACTGACGATGCAATCACCA